The following coding sequences are from one Camarhynchus parvulus chromosome 1, STF_HiC, whole genome shotgun sequence window:
- the SLITRK5 gene encoding SLIT and NTRK-like protein 5 has protein sequence MYACCSTVTLEQDLNKKMHIWMLQTIAFALTSLVLSWAESIEYYGEICDNACPCEEKDSILTVSCENRGIISLFEISPPRFPVYHLLLSGNLLNRLYPNQFVNYTGASILHLGSNDIQDIETGAFHGLRGLRRLHLNNNKLELLRDDTFLGLESLEYLQVDYNYISVIEPNAFSKLHLLQVLILNDNLLSSLPNNLFRFVPLTHLDLRGNRLKLLPYVGLLQHMDKVVELQLEENPWNCSCELIALKDWLDSISYSALVGDVVCETPFRLHGRDLDEVSKQELCPRRLISDYEMRPQTPLSTTGYFHTTPASVNSVATSSSAVYKSPLKPPKGTRQPNKTRVRPTSRLPSKDLGYSNYGPSIAYQTKSPVPLECPTACTCNLQISDLGLNVNCQERKIESISELQPKPYNPKKMYLTENYIALVRRADFVDATGLDLLHLGNNRISVIQDRAFGDLTNLRRLYLNGNRIERLSPELFYGLQSLQYLFLQYNVIREIEAGTFESVPNLQLLFLNNNLLRSLPGNIFSGLSLYRLSLRSNHFSYLPVSGVLDQLKSLLQIDLHENPWDCTCDVVGMKLWLEQLNTGVLVDQVICESPKKFAQSDMRAVRAELLCPDYSDIVVSTPTPSPGQLPARTTPSSSTVRLNGTAAAAGGSAPAGGAGGGSSSSVPLSVLILSLLLVFIMSVFVAAGLFVLVMKRRKKGQGDHASANNSDVSSFNMQYSVYSGGGHHHHPHLQQHPPHRGGGSGGGGGAALPKVKTPAGHVYEYIPHPLGHMCKNPIYRSREGNSGEDYKDLHELKVTYSSHPLPPGGGAPPPPPPPAPGGEDAPARSPAYSVSTIEPREELLSPVQDADRFYRGILEPDKHSPSTLGTPGSTLPDYPKLPAAYTYSPNYDLRRAHQYLHPGPGDARLRETVLYSPPSTVFVEPNRNEYLELKAKLNAEPDYLEVLEKQTTFSQF, from the coding sequence atgtatgCTTGCTGCTCTACAGTAACTTTGGAACAGGACCTCAACAAAAAAATGCATATCTGGATGCTGCAGACGATCGCATTTGCTTTAACATCACTAGTCCTTTCCTGGGCAGAAAGCATCGAGTATTATGGGGAAATCTGTGATAATGCGTGTCCTTGTGAGGAGAAGGACAGCATCTTAACAGTGAGCTGTGAAAACAGAGGGATCATCAGCCTTTTTGAGATCAGTCCACCAAGGTTCCCTGTTTACCACCTCTTGTTGTCTGGGAACCTTCTGAACAGGCTGTACCCAAACCAGTTTGTCAATTACACAGGGGCTTCGATTTTGCATCTGGGGAGCAATGACATACAAGACATCGAAACTGGGGCCTTTCATGGTCTGAGAGGTTTAAGGAGGCTGCACTTGAACAATAACAAGTTGGAACTTTTACGGGATGACACTTTCCTTGGGCTAGAGAGTTTGGAATACCTACAGGTCGATTATAATTATATTAGTGTCATTGAACCCAATGCCTTCAGCAAACTGCATTTGTTGCAGGTGCTGATTCTCAATGATAACCTCCTCTCCAGTTTGCCCAACAACCTTTTCCGTTTTGTGCCCTTAACTCACCTGGACCTGAGGGGTAACCGGCTGAAGCTGTTGCCCTATGTGGgcctcctgcagcacatggaTAAAgtggtggagctgcagctggaggaaaacCCCTGGAATTGCTCTTGTGAGTTGATTGCTCTGAAGGATTGGCTGGACAGCATCTCATACTCCGcgctggtgggagatgtggtTTGCGAGACCCCTTTCCGCTTACATGGTCGAGACTTGGATGAAGTCTCTAAGCAGGAGCTTTGCCCCAGGAGGCTCATCTCTGATTATGAAATGAGACCTCAGACACCACTGAGCACTACAGGGTATTTCCACACTACCCCGGCCTCAGTCAACTCTGTGGCCACTTCTTCTTCAGCTGTTTACAAATCTCCCTTGAAGCCCCCCAAAGGGACCCGCCAACCCAACAAGACAAGGGTGCGCCCCACCTCCCGTCTGCCCTCAAAAGACCTGGGATACAGCAACTACGGCCCCAGCATTGCCTACCAGACCAAATCCCCGGTGCCTTTGGAGTGCCCCACTGCCTGCACTTGCAACTTGCAGATTTCTGACCTGGGCCTCAATGTCAATTGTCAGGAGAGGAAGATTGAGAGCATTTCTGAGCTGCAGCCCAAACCCTATAATCCCAAGAAGATGTATTTGACGGAAAACTACATTGCGCTGGTACGCAGGGCAGATTTTGTGGATGCCACTGGGCTGGATTTGCTGCATCTGGGCAATAATCGGATCTCGGTCATTCAGGACCGGGCTTTTGGGGATTTAACTAATTTGCGAAGGCTGTACCTGAATGGGAACCGGATCGAGcggctgagcccagagctgttCTATGGGCTGCAAAGCCTGCAGTACCTCTTCCTGCAGTACAACGTCATCCGGGAGATAGAGGCAGGCACCTTTGAATCTGTCCCCAACCTTCAGCTCTTGTTTTTGAACAACAATCTGCTGAGGTCTTTGCCAGGGAACATTTTTTCTGGTCTGTCTCTCTACAGGCTGAGCCTGCGGAGCAACCACTTCTCCTACCTGCCGGTGAGCGGGGTGCTGGACCAGCTGAAATCCCTGCTGCAGATCGACCTGCACGAGAACCCCTGGGACTGCACCTGCGACGTGGTGGGCATGAAGCTGTGGCTGGAACAGCTCAACACCGGTGTCCTGGTGGACCAGGTGATCTGCGAGTCCCCTAAGAAGTTTGCCCAGAGCGACATGCGGGCCGTCCGGGCGGAGCTGCTGTGCCCCGACTACTCGGACATCGTGGTCTCCACGCCCACGCCGTCCCCGGGCCAGCTGCCGGCCAGGAccaccccctcctcctccaccgTGCGCCTCAATGGCACGGCGGCTGCGGCGGGCGGCTCCGCGCCCGCGGGCGgcgccggcggcggcagcagctcCTCGGTGCCGCTCTCGGTGCTGatcctcagcctgctgctcGTCTTCATCATGTCCGTCTTCGTGGCGGCGGGGCTCTTCGTCCTGGTGATGAAGCGGCGCAAGAAGGGCCAGGGCGACCACGCCAGCGCCAACAACTCCGACGTGAGCTCCTTCAACATGCAGTACAGCGTCTACAGCGGCGGcggccaccaccaccacccccacctgcagcagcacccgCCCCAccgcggcggcggcagcggcggcggcgggggcgcggcgCTGCCCAAGGTGAAGACCCCCGCCGGCCACGTCTACGAGTACATCCCGCACCCCCTGGGCCACATGTGCAAGAACCCCATCTACCGCTCCCGGGAAGGCAACTCGGGCGAGGATTACAAAGACCTTCACGAGCTCAAGGTCACCTACAGCAGCCACCCCCTGCCGCCCGGGGGGggcgcgccgccgcccccgccgcccccggcgcCCGGCGGGGAGGATGCGCCGGCGCGCAGCCCCGCGTACAGCGTGAGCACCATCGAGCCGCGGGAGGAGCTGCTCTCGCCGGTGCAAGACGCCGACCGCTTTTACAGGGGCATTTTGGAGCCCGACAAACACTCCCCCTCCACGCTGGGTACACCCGGCTCCACCCTCCCCGACTACCCCAAGCTCCCCGCCGCCTACACGTACTCCCCCAACTATGACCTTAGGCGTGCCCACCAGTACTTGCACCCGGGGCCGGGGGACGCCAGGCTCCGGGAGACGGTGCTCTACAGCCCCCCGAGTACTGTCTTTGTAGAGCCCAACAGGAACGAGTATCTGGAgctaaaagcaaaactaaacGCAGAGCCGGACTACCTCGAAGTGCTGGAAAAACAGACCACATTCAGCCAGTTCTGA